The Phocoena phocoena chromosome 4, mPhoPho1.1, whole genome shotgun sequence genome contains a region encoding:
- the TMEM41A gene encoding transmembrane protein 41A: MRPVLGLLLVFGGCTFALYLLSTRLPRGSTLGTAKEAGDRSLWFPSDLAELRELSEVLQEYQKEHQTYVFLLFCSAYLYKQGFAIPGSSFLNVLAGALFGPWLGLLLCCVLTSVGATCCYLLSSVFGKQLVVSYFPDRVALLQGKVEENRNSLFFFLLFLRLFPMTPNWFLNLSAPILNIPIVQFFFSVLIGLIPYNFICVQTGSILSTLTSLEALFSWETAFKLLAIALVALVPGTLIKKFSQKDLHLNETSNAHHLNSRKDT; this comes from the exons ATGCGCCCCGTGCTCGGCCTCCTCCTGGTCTTCGGCGGCTGCACCTTCGCCCTGTACTTGCTGTCGACGCGACTGCCCCGTGGGTCGACATTGGGAACAGCCAAGGAGGCTGGAGACAG GTCACTGTGGTTCCCCTCGGACCTGGCCGAGCTGCGGGAACTCTCCGAGGTCCTTCAAGAGTACCAGAAGGAGCATCAGACCTACGTGTTCCTGCTTTTCTGCAGTGCCTACCTCTACAAACAGGGCTTTGCCATCCCTGGCTCCAGCTTCCTG AATGTTTTAGCCGGTGCATTGTTTGGGCCATGGCTGGGGCTTCTGCTGTGCTGTGTGCTGACTTCGGTGGGTGCCACGTGCTGCTACCTGCTCTCCAGTGTTTTTGGCAAACAGCTGGTGGTCTCCTATTTTCCTGACAGAGTGGCCCTGCTGCAGGGGAAG GTGGAGGAGAACAGAAAcagcttgttttttttcttactgtttttgaGACTTTTCCCCATGACGCCAAACTGGTTCTTGAACCTCTCGGCCCCAATTCTGAACATCCCCATCGTgcagtttttcttctctgttcttatcG GTTTGATTCCATATAATTTCATCTGTGTGCAGACGGGCTCCATCCTGTCAACCCTGACTTCTCTGGAAGCTCTTTTCTCCTGGGAAACTGCCTTTAAGCTGTTGGCCATTGCCCTGGTGGCCTTAGTTCCTGGAACCCTCATTAAAAAATTTAGTCAGAAGGACCTACATTTGAATGAAACGAGCAACGCTCATCATCTAAATAGTAGAAAGGACACCTGA